The proteins below are encoded in one region of Hordeum vulgare subsp. vulgare chromosome 3H, MorexV3_pseudomolecules_assembly, whole genome shotgun sequence:
- the LOC123441826 gene encoding uncharacterized protein LOC123441826, which yields MLAGTGDEGRTADDGVLPIQPANHSRSIRIGSTRRLERLAWCKVVLSWEHDPAVKKPAEARGGGVWEGQRKVPALARRLSVPPPPGRPTARGFSRAVWPEDDPFLAAYLVCTKSGGDGAKEKAGGAAREPNKVQWRWGVLGRGLGVLSCKRSNGVVAQSMVRLSKLPELHPGDA from the exons atgctgGCCGGCACCGGAGACGAGGGACGCACGGCGGACGACGGCG TTTTGCCTATTCAACCCGCAAACCACTCGCGCAGCATCCGGATTGGATCAACGCGGCGGCTCGAGCGGCTGGCATGGTGCAAGGTCGTCCTATCGTGGGAGCACGACCCGGCCGTGAAGAAGCCGGCGGAAGCACGTGGTGGTGGCGTGTGGGAGGGCCAGAGGAAGGTGCCGGCGCTGGCGAGGCGGCTGTCGGTGCCGCCGCCGCCCGGCAGGCCGACGGCGAGGGGCTTCTCGAGGGCCGTCTGGCCGGAGGACGACCCGTTCCTGGCGGCGTACCTGGTCTGCACCAAGAGCGGCGGCGATGGCGCGAAGGAGAAGGCAGGCGGCGCCGCGAGGGAGCCCAACAAGGTTCAGTGGCGGTGGGGCGTGCTCGGGCGTGGGCTCGGCGTGCTGTCCTGCAAGCGGTCCAATGGCGTCGTCGCGCAGAGCATGGTGAGGCTGTCCAAGCTGCCCGAGCTCCACCCCGGGGATGCTTAa